The following proteins come from a genomic window of Nitrospirota bacterium:
- the rpsF gene encoding 30S ribosomal protein S6, which yields MLNDYECLYITRPSLTEDEVTGVNEKVRSLVEKNGGSITKIENWGKKKLSYEVKKEKKGIYLLTHIKGPGNLVTELENHLKIQDSVIKFLTVKLNLKVEAAKAERAGRLVESQREKALEPISE from the coding sequence ATGTTAAATGATTACGAGTGTCTCTATATTACCAGGCCCTCATTGACGGAGGACGAAGTGACGGGAGTCAATGAAAAGGTGAGGAGTTTGGTCGAAAAAAATGGAGGTTCAATTACCAAGATTGAAAACTGGGGAAAGAAAAAGCTCTCCTACGAAGTGAAAAAGGAGAAGAAGGGAATATATCTGCTGACACATATCAAAGGACCGGGTAATCTGGTGACTGAACTGGAGAATCATTTGAAAATTCAGGATAGCGTCATTAAATTTCTTACCGTAAAACTCAATTTGAAAGTTGAAGCTGCCAAGGCGGAAAGAGCGGGAAGACTGGTAGAGTCTCAGAGAGAAAAGGCGCTGGAACCGATCAGCGAGTAA
- a CDS encoding single-stranded DNA-binding protein gives MASFNKIILMGNLTKDPEIRYTPNGTAVANFRMAVNRRYKQGDETKEDACFIDIVVFGKQGESCGQYLHKGNGVIVDGRLQERRWETEDGQKRSKYEVVAQSVQFLPKKEGPGSGGEGMADDMMDNNDVPF, from the coding sequence ATGGCGAGTTTTAATAAAATCATTTTAATGGGAAACTTAACTAAGGATCCTGAAATCCGCTATACGCCGAATGGAACTGCTGTTGCAAATTTCCGAATGGCCGTAAATCGCCGATATAAGCAGGGTGATGAGACCAAGGAAGATGCTTGCTTTATCGATATTGTGGTCTTCGGTAAACAGGGAGAGAGCTGTGGTCAATATCTTCACAAAGGCAACGGCGTGATTGTGGACGGACGCCTTCAGGAAAGGCGATGGGAGACGGAAGACGGACAAAAAAGAAGCAAGTATGAAGTCGTGGCTCAAAGTGTTCAGTTCCTTCCCAAGAAGGAAGGACCCGGTTCCGGCGGCGAAGGAATGGCGGATGACATGATGGATAATAATGACGTTCCGTTTTAA
- a CDS encoding 30S ribosomal protein S18, producing the protein MKESKDKKDKGEKKSFQRKKMCRFCGDKIEYIDYKDLVTLKNFLTERGKIIPRRISGNCAGHQRQLMISIKRARNIALLAFAEER; encoded by the coding sequence ATGAAGGAATCCAAGGACAAGAAGGACAAAGGCGAGAAGAAGAGTTTCCAGAGAAAGAAAATGTGTCGATTTTGCGGCGACAAAATTGAATATATTGATTACAAAGATCTCGTCACCTTAAAAAACTTTCTCACAGAACGAGGAAAAATCATACCGAGAAGAATTTCTGGAAACTGCGCTGGTCATCAGCGCCAGCTCATGATTTCTATTAAAAGAGCTCGAAATATCGCATTACTGGCGTTCGCGGAAGAACGTTAA
- a CDS encoding DUF2232 domain-containing protein: MADGKKYPWIEIAVIIAVVFFLGTSMYYRNWTGFAVGLISFAPIVLFYLHYSKKLFLAASVILMLGFLSLTGWIEALFLVLIYLVSSILIAEMLRRNRAPEEIVFSGIFPSLISGIGLWIVQSFRIHENPIVYFKEITLQNLKETVHYYERIGMDKEKIDILNASLNDLASWFLYLFPGIYIAGLIFMIFLNYLLVRFILVKMEKKGFSFKPLSSWRATDHLIWGFIFSGVLLLLPLGETKILGGNLLIVFMLLYFFQGLALVAYFFNRRGVKPIWQFFSYFLLLIWPLLGIIVALFGLFDIWIDFRKLRNTKTPA, encoded by the coding sequence GTGGCTGACGGCAAAAAATATCCCTGGATAGAGATCGCCGTCATCATCGCAGTTGTCTTCTTCCTGGGCACGTCAATGTATTACCGGAACTGGACCGGATTTGCAGTCGGACTCATCTCTTTTGCCCCGATCGTCCTGTTCTACCTTCACTATTCAAAAAAACTCTTCCTGGCCGCCAGCGTCATTTTGATGCTCGGTTTCCTCTCTTTGACCGGCTGGATCGAAGCCCTGTTTCTAGTTTTGATCTATCTTGTCTCCTCTATACTCATCGCTGAAATGCTCCGGAGAAACCGTGCTCCTGAGGAGATTGTCTTTTCCGGAATTTTCCCTTCGCTTATTTCAGGAATTGGCCTTTGGATAGTCCAGTCTTTTCGAATTCATGAAAATCCCATTGTCTATTTCAAGGAAATCACCCTTCAAAATTTGAAAGAAACGGTTCATTATTATGAAAGAATCGGGATGGACAAGGAAAAGATCGACATATTAAACGCGTCACTCAACGACTTGGCGTCCTGGTTTTTGTACCTATTCCCCGGCATTTATATTGCGGGATTGATTTTCATGATCTTTCTGAATTATCTTCTAGTTCGTTTTATTCTCGTCAAGATGGAAAAAAAGGGATTTTCATTCAAACCGCTCTCTTCCTGGCGGGCAACGGATCATCTGATATGGGGATTTATTTTCTCCGGAGTTCTTCTCCTTTTACCTCTCGGGGAGACGAAAATCCTGGGTGGGAATCTCCTGATCGTGTTCATGTTGCTCTATTTTTTTCAGGGCCTTGCTCTCGTCGCTTATTTTTTTAATAGGAGAGGCGTTAAACCGATCTGGCAGTTTTTCTCATATTTTCTGCTTTTGATTTGGCCTCTTTTGGGGATTATCGTGGCTTTATTTGGGTTATTTGATATTTGGATTGATTTCAGGAAATTAAGGAATACGAAAACCCCGGCCTAG
- a CDS encoding DUF4388 domain-containing protein — MTSGNYTFNDLPDILEGIRSKKITGILTIYQDKAIKSLFFKEGNLIYASSSENDDRLGDVLLKSGKITQEHYKISSDLIKKTGKRQGSILVEMGVITPKDLFAGLKIQIKEIILSIFLWEPGGKYEFLEGELPQNIIPMPIDLGDIVSGVILKLGEEV; from the coding sequence ATGACCAGTGGAAATTACACTTTCAACGATCTGCCCGATATCCTGGAAGGGATTCGCTCCAAAAAGATTACTGGCATTCTCACCATCTATCAGGACAAGGCGATCAAATCTCTTTTTTTTAAGGAGGGAAATTTGATCTACGCCTCATCTTCTGAAAATGACGACCGGTTGGGTGATGTCCTTTTGAAATCCGGCAAGATCACTCAAGAACATTATAAGATTTCTTCAGACCTGATTAAAAAAACCGGAAAAAGGCAAGGATCAATACTTGTTGAAATGGGCGTCATCACGCCGAAAGACCTTTTTGCCGGACTCAAAATCCAGATTAAAGAAATCATTTTAAGTATTTTTCTCTGGGAACCCGGGGGGAAATACGAATTTTTGGAAGGAGAACTTCCCCAAAACATCATCCCCATGCCGATTGACCTTGGCGACATTGTTTCGGGAGTCATCTTGAAACTCGGAGAAGAGGTCTAG
- a CDS encoding HDOD domain-containing protein, whose protein sequence is MGPEKRKENYLIGRQPILNMKDETVAYELYFRSTAGPAQVEPGKDISYTVANGIMNIVSRFGLDQILGAYKGLIKADIELLMGDVVELLPKERIILELPGTISVTPELLLRCSTLKETGFELSLDDHDFNPAFDLLYKIIHTIKVHPFRMSTEQLTQAVKQFRTYPVKLLAEKVETREEFLQCRGLGFDLFQGYFFAKPSVIEKKPIDEASSSLFKLMRLLSEDAEMDAIEKVFRGSSVLTYKLLLLVNSVSLGLRQKVETVRHALAIVGRQKLQRWVQLALFASDDSKGMENPLVDMAAVRATFMEQLAASHPLLRANRDTIDQAYMIGMLSLFESQYKITLDEMVTSLNLSETIKEALSPKRGGTLGQLLELAELMENPGSWVTEDQLTELQLKQEDVLSAQMKAFSWLGEMSPAGAAKS, encoded by the coding sequence ATGGGACCTGAAAAACGAAAAGAGAACTATCTTATTGGGAGGCAGCCCATTCTCAATATGAAAGATGAGACCGTGGCTTACGAGCTCTATTTTCGTTCTACGGCGGGACCCGCCCAGGTTGAACCCGGAAAAGACATTTCCTACACCGTCGCTAATGGTATTATGAATATCGTCTCCCGATTCGGACTCGATCAGATTTTGGGCGCTTACAAAGGTCTCATTAAGGCGGATATTGAGCTTCTCATGGGAGACGTCGTTGAACTTCTTCCGAAGGAAAGAATTATTCTGGAACTCCCGGGAACGATTTCGGTGACACCGGAATTGCTCCTGCGCTGCAGCACCTTGAAGGAAACAGGATTTGAACTTTCACTGGATGATCATGATTTCAATCCTGCATTCGATCTCCTTTATAAAATTATCCACACCATCAAAGTTCATCCTTTTAGAATGTCGACCGAACAGCTTACACAAGCTGTAAAGCAGTTCCGAACTTATCCGGTAAAACTTCTTGCTGAAAAAGTGGAAACTCGGGAGGAATTTCTCCAGTGCCGGGGCCTCGGCTTCGACCTTTTCCAGGGATACTTCTTTGCCAAACCCTCTGTCATTGAAAAAAAACCAATTGACGAAGCTTCTTCATCGCTATTCAAATTGATGCGTCTCTTATCGGAAGATGCAGAAATGGACGCAATTGAAAAAGTTTTCCGGGGAAGTTCCGTACTGACCTATAAACTCCTTCTATTAGTCAATTCAGTTTCACTGGGTCTTCGCCAGAAAGTAGAAACCGTTCGGCATGCCCTGGCCATTGTCGGCCGACAAAAACTTCAGAGATGGGTTCAACTCGCCCTATTCGCTTCTGACGACAGCAAGGGAATGGAAAACCCTCTCGTCGATATGGCGGCAGTTCGGGCCACTTTCATGGAACAACTTGCCGCTTCGCACCCGCTCCTTCGTGCAAACCGGGACACCATCGACCAGGCGTATATGATCGGCATGCTTTCCCTATTTGAAAGCCAGTATAAGATCACCCTGGATGAAATGGTCACAAGCCTCAATCTTTCTGAAACGATAAAAGAAGCGCTGTCGCCAAAAAGAGGGGGAACTCTCGGTCAGCTTCTAGAGCTCGCCGAGCTCATGGAAAACCCCGGCTCCTGGGTCACAGAAGACCAGCTGACAGAACTACAGCTAAAACAGGAAGATGTTCTTTCCGCGCAGATGAAAGCCTTTAGCTGGTTGGGCGAGATGTCTCCAGCAGGTGCCGCCAAAAGCTGA
- a CDS encoding carboxypeptidase regulatory-like domain-containing protein yields MKTLFLKTVFLFLGTFSFVLCLRETASWGANINGSLTGKVRYFGSAPLPESEAIKSDSEVCGSNYLEETLVNFENKGVKNAIISLKKKLNPLESGETEKRIYLISKKCHIEPYVTAIQVENSLSIENSDPILHVLKFSHKDQVLYTLPLPPHGKLVKKINQLGLIQTTCVIHSFMKSYIAVLDTPNYLLSDLDGSFRFQTLDPGKYRLSIWHKSFGSIEKDIEVPSGRNLTLNFELEQK; encoded by the coding sequence ATGAAAACATTGTTTTTAAAGACGGTCTTTCTCTTTCTTGGGACATTTTCTTTTGTCTTATGTTTACGTGAAACTGCCTCATGGGGCGCGAATATAAACGGATCTTTGACAGGCAAGGTCCGGTATTTTGGATCGGCTCCTCTGCCTGAATCTGAAGCCATCAAATCTGATTCAGAGGTGTGCGGATCGAATTATTTAGAGGAAACATTAGTTAATTTTGAAAATAAGGGAGTTAAGAATGCCATTATCAGCCTGAAAAAAAAATTGAACCCCTTGGAATCAGGAGAGACAGAAAAAAGAATCTACCTTATAAGCAAAAAATGTCATATTGAACCCTATGTGACTGCGATTCAGGTTGAGAACAGTCTAAGCATCGAGAATTCAGATCCCATTTTGCATGTATTGAAGTTTTCTCATAAAGACCAGGTTCTGTATACTTTACCATTACCTCCGCATGGGAAACTGGTCAAAAAAATCAATCAACTCGGCCTCATTCAAACGACGTGCGTTATTCATTCCTTTATGAAGTCGTATATCGCGGTGCTGGATACACCCAATTATCTGCTCAGCGATCTCGATGGCTCGTTTCGTTTCCAAACTCTCGACCCCGGCAAATATAGATTGTCCATCTGGCATAAATCATTTGGATCGATAGAAAAGGACATTGAGGTTCCTTCTGGAAGGAACCTAACCCTGAATTTCGAATTGGAGCAAAAATAG
- a CDS encoding EAL domain-containing protein — translation MINLDQKNRNFFISRQPILNLKGETVAFEIIFRSSTLSSKSELMGNAPYAMAHGIINLLSQFGLDQIVGKHKGLIKIDHDLLMGDAIELLPKERIVLELPEIHSVTPEYINRCSDLREAGFEMVMDRHHFNPGLEPLYQIVHMTKIHPFRLPEDQLVRMIQNFRKFPLKILAEKVESREEYQKCTDWGFDLFQGYFFARPSVLEKKPIDEDAAGLLKLMRLLSDDAELDLIEKIFRGSSSLTYKLLLLVNSVGMGVREKIQTVRHAIAIVGRQRLKRWVQLAMFASDDSMGTDNPLMDMAAVRATFMEHLASRHPQLRNNREHADQAFMVGMLSLFESLYNITLEEIVTSLNLSDSIREALSPERQGPIGKLLKLAELMEQPGSVLITPALLEDFGSSTEDILAAQMKAYNWTGEMSPAPAGKI, via the coding sequence ATGATAAATCTGGATCAAAAAAACAGAAATTTCTTTATCAGCCGCCAGCCAATTCTTAATTTAAAGGGCGAAACGGTCGCTTTTGAAATTATCTTTCGTTCCAGCACGCTATCCTCGAAGTCTGAGCTGATGGGAAACGCGCCGTATGCCATGGCACATGGCATAATCAATCTCCTCTCCCAATTCGGACTCGATCAAATTGTAGGAAAACATAAAGGCCTGATCAAGATCGACCACGACCTGTTGATGGGGGATGCGATCGAACTTTTGCCCAAAGAACGGATCGTCCTGGAACTGCCGGAAATTCACTCGGTCACTCCGGAATACATCAACAGGTGTTCTGACCTGAGAGAAGCCGGATTTGAGATGGTTATGGACAGGCATCATTTTAATCCCGGTCTGGAACCGCTGTATCAAATCGTTCACATGACTAAAATACATCCATTCAGGCTGCCCGAAGATCAATTAGTCAGAATGATTCAGAATTTTCGAAAATTTCCGTTAAAGATTTTAGCCGAAAAGGTGGAGTCGAGAGAGGAATATCAAAAGTGTACGGATTGGGGCTTTGACCTTTTTCAGGGCTATTTCTTCGCGAGACCTTCTGTATTGGAAAAGAAACCGATCGATGAAGATGCCGCGGGACTTCTCAAATTAATGCGACTACTTTCAGATGACGCCGAATTGGATCTTATCGAAAAAATATTTCGAGGGAGCTCCAGCCTGACTTACAAGCTCCTTCTCTTGGTCAATTCAGTGGGAATGGGAGTGCGGGAAAAAATACAGACGGTACGGCACGCGATTGCGATCGTCGGAAGACAGCGGCTGAAGCGGTGGGTTCAATTGGCCATGTTTGCCTCTGACGACAGCATGGGGACGGACAATCCGTTAATGGATATGGCCGCAGTTCGTGCTACCTTTATGGAACATCTCGCCAGTCGCCACCCTCAGCTCAGAAACAACCGCGAACATGCCGACCAGGCCTTCATGGTGGGGATGCTCTCCCTTTTTGAGTCTCTCTACAACATCACGCTCGAGGAAATAGTCACCAGCCTGAATCTTTCCGATTCCATACGGGAAGCGCTTTCTCCGGAACGCCAGGGACCAATTGGAAAACTCCTTAAACTGGCAGAGCTCATGGAACAACCTGGCTCCGTACTCATTACGCCTGCTCTTCTTGAAGATTTTGGCTCATCAACGGAAGACATTCTGGCGGCGCAGATGAAGGCCTATAACTGGACCGGTGAGATGTCTCCCGCCCCTGCAGGGAAAATTTAA
- a CDS encoding metal ABC transporter permease, which translates to MADFLQYEFMQRALLSSLIIGTLCSVIGVFVILKGLSFIGAGTSHAAFGGVTLGYLMGWNPFLLAIVFGLGTVWTIGTLYDKGKSGLDVSTGIFYTLMMALAILFIGLMKEYNAEVYGYLFGSILSVTRADLVIILSLGSAVLLLVFFFYKEFHFITFDQDMAEASGIPARRFFFLLLTLIALTIVISFKAVGALLVFAMIIIPAASAYQFAHRMKTMMILSVAFGVSSSVGGVLISYGYDLPSGATIVLLAASLFFISVLFSQKNRRFGLFK; encoded by the coding sequence ATGGCTGATTTTCTCCAGTATGAATTCATGCAGAGAGCACTCCTCTCATCGCTGATTATCGGGACGCTCTGCTCCGTTATCGGGGTCTTTGTCATATTAAAGGGGCTCTCTTTCATCGGTGCAGGAACTTCTCACGCCGCTTTCGGGGGTGTTACGCTCGGCTATTTGATGGGGTGGAATCCGTTCCTCCTGGCGATCGTCTTTGGATTGGGGACCGTTTGGACGATCGGAACGCTCTATGACAAAGGGAAATCGGGCCTGGACGTCTCTACGGGTATTTTTTATACCTTGATGATGGCTCTGGCCATTCTCTTTATCGGTCTCATGAAAGAATATAATGCGGAAGTTTACGGGTACCTCTTTGGAAGCATTCTTTCGGTTACCCGCGCAGACCTGGTTATCATCCTATCTCTCGGCAGTGCGGTTTTGCTCCTCGTCTTCTTTTTCTACAAAGAGTTTCATTTTATAACCTTTGATCAGGATATGGCAGAAGCTTCCGGAATTCCCGCTCGAAGATTTTTCTTTCTCCTTCTCACTCTGATTGCCTTAACCATCGTTATTTCATTTAAAGCGGTCGGAGCGCTCCTGGTATTCGCCATGATTATTATACCGGCAGCTTCGGCCTATCAGTTTGCGCACCGGATGAAAACGATGATGATCCTCTCGGTTGCCTTCGGAGTCTCTTCTTCTGTCGGCGGGGTATTGATCTCGTATGGATATGATCTCCCTTCAGGGGCCACCATCGTTCTTTTGGCCGCGTCTCTCTTTTTTATCTCTGTTCTTTTTTCACAAAAAAACAGACGATTTGGTCTATTTAAGTAA
- a CDS encoding metal ABC transporter ATP-binding protein — protein MQTSEKLVNSSLIHFKNASFGYHKESALINISLEIKPGEFIGIIGPNGSGKTTFLRAILGLITPQEGTLQIFDCDCEKLQCHHRARIGYVPQKDSVDPHFPITVFETVLMGRYSSIGLWKRPGAKDRQIVQAALENVAMGIFQDTPLGNLSGGQQRRVFIARALAQNPEILLLDEPTTGIDSPTSHSIIELIRKLHKELRLTIIFVTHEINMISPFIDRLVLLNKNIIACGKPKEILVKDILSKVYGKEVMILERERGAYVIMEDHHG, from the coding sequence ATGCAAACATCTGAAAAATTAGTTAACTCTTCCCTGATACATTTCAAAAATGCTTCGTTTGGATATCATAAAGAATCTGCTCTGATCAATATTTCTCTTGAAATAAAGCCAGGTGAATTCATCGGAATCATTGGTCCAAACGGTTCAGGGAAAACCACTTTCCTGAGGGCCATTCTTGGTTTAATTACCCCTCAGGAGGGAACGCTCCAAATTTTTGATTGTGATTGCGAAAAACTTCAGTGTCACCATCGGGCCAGAATCGGATATGTCCCTCAAAAAGACTCCGTCGACCCCCATTTTCCAATTACGGTATTTGAAACTGTGTTGATGGGGCGCTACAGTTCTATCGGACTATGGAAAAGGCCCGGGGCAAAAGACAGGCAAATTGTCCAGGCGGCACTCGAAAATGTGGCGATGGGAATCTTTCAGGATACGCCGTTGGGTAATCTATCGGGCGGACAGCAAAGACGCGTTTTTATCGCTCGTGCTCTCGCTCAGAATCCTGAAATACTTCTCTTAGACGAACCCACGACAGGCATTGATTCTCCTACTTCTCATTCCATTATCGAATTAATCCGGAAGCTTCACAAAGAACTTCGTCTGACAATTATCTTCGTTACCCATGAAATTAATATGATTTCTCCTTTTATCGACAGGCTAGTTTTATTGAATAAAAATATCATTGCCTGCGGAAAACCGAAAGAAATTCTGGTGAAGGATATTCTGAGCAAAGTCTATGGGAAAGAGGTGATGATTCTCGAAAGAGAACGGGGAGCTTATGTCATCATGGAAGACCACCATGGCTGA
- a CDS encoding zinc ABC transporter substrate-binding protein, whose protein sequence is MRNRFRFLVSSAFFILMFCQPTGGEENKINIVTTLPFLKDFVEQVGQNRVSVTTLLTGMESEHTYTPKPGDILAIKNARMMVQVGLGLEVWVKGLIANAENPSLVLITTSNGIPLMRDEERNPAREDADSHDGGNPHIWLDPENAKIMVREITEDLIKIDTAHKDFYLKNQGLYLMKLDQTEMILISELKGLKNKTIITQHPAWPYFARRFGLKVAGNLMTQIGAEPSAKQIRALIQLIRKEKIRVIISEPQLSNKIPQMIAVESGARLVILSPLTGAIPGTETYISLIEYNVHQIIAAIKD, encoded by the coding sequence ATGAGGAATAGATTTCGGTTCCTGGTGAGCTCTGCCTTCTTTATTCTCATGTTCTGCCAACCAACAGGGGGAGAAGAAAATAAAATAAATATCGTAACCACGCTCCCTTTTTTAAAAGATTTTGTCGAACAGGTCGGCCAGAACCGGGTTTCTGTTACCACGCTCTTGACCGGAATGGAAAGCGAACATACTTATACACCTAAACCTGGTGATATTCTTGCAATTAAGAATGCCCGCATGATGGTCCAAGTGGGTCTCGGCCTGGAAGTTTGGGTAAAAGGACTCATTGCCAATGCGGAAAATCCGTCACTTGTCCTGATTACCACATCCAACGGAATCCCTTTGATGCGGGATGAAGAAAGAAACCCAGCGAGAGAAGACGCAGATTCCCATGACGGCGGGAACCCCCACATCTGGCTTGATCCGGAAAATGCGAAAATTATGGTCAGAGAAATTACGGAGGATCTGATTAAAATTGATACTGCCCATAAAGATTTTTATTTGAAAAACCAGGGCCTCTATCTCATGAAACTCGATCAGACTGAAATGATCCTTATTTCAGAACTGAAAGGACTCAAGAATAAGACCATCATTACGCAGCACCCGGCCTGGCCCTATTTCGCCAGGCGATTCGGGTTGAAAGTGGCCGGAAACCTTATGACACAAATTGGCGCAGAACCTTCTGCAAAGCAGATTCGAGCACTCATTCAGCTCATTAGAAAGGAAAAGATTCGTGTGATCATTTCTGAGCCCCAACTCAGCAATAAAATTCCCCAGATGATTGCGGTGGAATCAGGTGCCCGTTTGGTGATTCTGTCGCCGTTGACCGGAGCCATTCCGGGAACCGAAACCTATATCTCTCTGATCGAATATAACGTCCACCAGATTATCGCCGCAATCAAAGATTAA
- the rsmI gene encoding 16S rRNA (cytidine(1402)-2'-O)-methyltransferase, producing the protein MTQGNLYIIPTPIGNLEDMTLRAIRILKEADVVACEDTRHTQNLLSHFEISKTLTSYHDFNKEEKAPVLVKLLLEGRQVALVSDAGTPTVSDPGYLLINQAIACGIKVIPLPGPSAVLTALSASGLPTDGFIFNGFLPRKKAARLKMMEELKDTKKTLIFFESPHRILAVLDEFQIAFGDRRAVIARELTKKFEEFIYGTLSEITQRKWQVKGELTLLIEGRQKKKRQKKDSQGTLRENLYEE; encoded by the coding sequence ATGACTCAGGGGAATCTTTATATCATTCCAACACCAATCGGAAATCTCGAAGATATGACGCTTCGGGCAATTCGAATTTTAAAGGAAGCGGACGTCGTCGCATGCGAGGACACGCGTCATACGCAAAATCTTCTCTCCCATTTTGAAATCTCAAAAACTTTGACAAGCTATCATGACTTTAATAAGGAAGAAAAGGCCCCTGTACTTGTTAAACTCCTCCTGGAAGGCCGCCAGGTTGCTTTGGTTTCAGACGCCGGAACGCCTACCGTGTCCGACCCGGGATATCTGCTTATTAATCAGGCTATTGCATGCGGGATCAAAGTGATTCCCCTTCCCGGACCTTCTGCGGTCTTGACGGCCCTTTCCGCTTCCGGACTTCCCACAGACGGATTCATTTTCAACGGCTTTTTGCCTCGAAAGAAAGCTGCCAGGCTGAAAATGATGGAAGAACTCAAGGATACGAAAAAGACATTGATTTTTTTTGAATCTCCTCATCGAATTCTTGCTGTTCTGGATGAGTTTCAGATTGCGTTCGGGGACCGAAGAGCTGTTATCGCCCGGGAACTCACCAAAAAATTCGAGGAGTTTATTTACGGAACTCTTTCAGAAATTACTCAGCGGAAATGGCAGGTCAAAGGAGAATTGACGCTTTTGATAGAAGGGAGACAAAAGAAGAAACGTCAAAAAAAAGATAGCCAGGGCACTCTGCGGGAGAACCTTTATGAGGAATAG
- a CDS encoding cupredoxin domain-containing protein — translation MIILILLFGLFFAPIPATAAETQIYEVVILPNILKFDPDKITIKVGDTIRWHNKDERKHVLASVPGSGPTDDLEIFSDEFRPGTVYSHTFKDPGEYPYFCFIHNKMTGMITVEGREK, via the coding sequence ATGATCATTTTAATTCTCCTATTTGGCCTCTTTTTCGCACCGATACCTGCCACTGCAGCGGAAACCCAGATTTACGAAGTCGTTATTCTCCCCAATATCCTTAAATTCGACCCAGATAAGATAACGATTAAAGTCGGAGATACGATCCGCTGGCACAATAAAGATGAACGGAAACATGTGCTTGCTTCGGTCCCCGGTTCGGGGCCTACAGATGATCTTGAAATCTTTTCGGATGAATTTCGTCCTGGAACCGTTTACAGTCACACCTTCAAAGACCCCGGCGAATACCCTTATTTCTGTTTTATACACAATAAAATGACCGGGATGATTACGGTCGAAGGAAGAGAGAAATAA